The DNA segment GGAGGCTCGATACTTTTACAACTGTTACTCATTGCATTCTTAACCTATGTCAATGCTTTTTTTGCATCGGCAGAAATGGCTATGGTCTCGGCCAATCGCAATCGCATTCAACATCTCGCCGAGGAAGGCAACAAAAATGCCCGTACGCTTTTGCGTCTGTTGGAGAACCAAACGCGATTTCTCTCCACAATTCAGGTGGGCATTACCTTTGCTAACTTTTTCTCTTCGGCATCGGCAGCGACCACTATCTCCGCCGTCTTTGCCAAGCAACTGGGCGGACTGGGCATTCCTTACGCATCGACGATAGCTATGATTCTCATCACCTTAGTCTTGTCTTACATCACCCTCGTGTGCGGCGAACTGGTACCGAAACGTATTGCACTGACCAATGCCGATGATGTGGCGTTAAAGAGTGCGCCGGTTATCGGCGTGGTGTCCAAAATTGCCCTGCCTTTTGTCAAACTTCTCAGCTTTTCCACGACCATGCTGTTAAAACTCATCGGCAAATACTCGGAAGATGTAGAAGAAAAGATTTCAGAAGAAGAGCTCAAGGGTTATATTAAAGTTTCCACCGAGCAAGGCGTGATCAACTCGGCAGGGGAAGCGATGATCGTCAACATTATGGAATTTGACGATACCATGGCCTATGAAATCATGACGCCGCGGACTTCCATTTATATGGTGGATTATGATGAGTTCAGCACCGAGACCATTGTTGAGATTTTAAAAATGGGCTATTCCCGTGTGCCGGTATTTAAAGACAACAGAGATAACGTCATCGGAACTCTGTATATTAAAGACCTCTTCTACGACTACTCCAAAAACAATTACACCGAGATCAACATTGATAATGTCATTAAAGAACCTTACTTTGTCCCTGAGACTAAAAAAGTGGACAGCCTCTTAAAAGAACTTCAAATGAGCAAGAATTATGTTGCCATCTTGATTGATGAATACGGCGGCTTTTCCGGTATGGTCACTATGGAAGATTTGGTCGAAGAGATTGTCGGGGAGATCGAAGACGAATATGACCATGAAGAACCCAGCATGGAAAAAGTCGGTGAAGCTACCTATCGTGTCGACGGTTTTATGGAAATCGATGAAGTCAATGACGCTTTGGATCTGAAACTCTATTCCGAAAATCACGAGACCATTTCAGGACTGATGGTGGAACTGCTGGGGTATATCCCTGCAGAGACTGACGAAGGATTTAAAGTCACTTACGAAGACAGTGTGGAATTGACCGGCCTTCATGTGAAAGACAATCGTATCTCGTCCCTGGAACTGAAGCTCCTTCATCCGAAGCAAGATAAGGAATCATAATTGCAATGTGGCAGACAGAGACACTCACCGGAGTGTCTTTTTTGTTGTCTGCTGTTGTACAGCATTGAGCATGAGAGAGAAGCGGCAAGCCATAACATTTGATATAATGACATCACTACGGCGAAAGCCAGGACGTACAGCTCAACGAGAAAGCTGACACAGTTTAGAGAATGTAGATAATGGAGGTTAAGTAGTGCGCGTTTATGAGAATAAAGAGATCTTGAAAGCTGAAATACATAGAACATTTGAGGCATATATATCGGAATTTGATACGATTCCGGAAGCATTAAAAGACAAAAGGGTTGATGATGTGGACAGAACGCCGGCTGAGAACCTGGCGTATCAAGTGGGGTGGACAAGCTTAATTTTGAAGTGGGAAGACGATGAAAAAAAGGGACGTCCGGTCCAGACTCCGACAGATAACTTTAAATGGAATCAGCTCGGCGCGTTATATCAGTATTTCAATGAGACCTA comes from the Peptoniphilus equinus genome and includes:
- a CDS encoding hemolysin family protein gives rise to the protein MDGAGGSILLQLLLIAFLTYVNAFFASAEMAMVSANRNRIQHLAEEGNKNARTLLRLLENQTRFLSTIQVGITFANFFSSASAATTISAVFAKQLGGLGIPYASTIAMILITLVLSYITLVCGELVPKRIALTNADDVALKSAPVIGVVSKIALPFVKLLSFSTTMLLKLIGKYSEDVEEKISEEELKGYIKVSTEQGVINSAGEAMIVNIMEFDDTMAYEIMTPRTSIYMVDYDEFSTETIVEILKMGYSRVPVFKDNRDNVIGTLYIKDLFYDYSKNNYTEINIDNVIKEPYFVPETKKVDSLLKELQMSKNYVAILIDEYGGFSGMVTMEDLVEEIVGEIEDEYDHEEPSMEKVGEATYRVDGFMEIDEVNDALDLKLYSENHETISGLMVELLGYIPAETDEGFKVTYEDSVELTGLHVKDNRISSLELKLLHPKQDKES
- a CDS encoding ClbS/DfsB family four-helix bundle protein — encoded protein: MRVYENKEILKAEIHRTFEAYISEFDTIPEALKDKRVDDVDRTPAENLAYQVGWTSLILKWEDDEKKGRPVQTPTDNFKWNQLGALYQYFNETYGTLSLHELKGKLHDNIHAIYDMIDSLSEDELFKPHMRQWADDATKTAVWEVYKFIHINTVAPFGTFRTKIRKWKKRAL